From Enhydrobacter sp., the proteins below share one genomic window:
- a CDS encoding HlyD family efflux transporter periplasmic adaptor subunit — protein sequence MARAQKYRWGAASVAILFVVAAIVLWLAPTRQTSSAQDGIRATGPLISRGYTDAPAGTVVVAGDPGGGSVLTELRVVDGQKVKRNEVVAVLSNYAVSDNKVRTTEVELEKARLTRDAITKGYRVAEIGMQEIVVQTKAEELKLKKLELARSGKPPDMKQIEQTIAEQEYDRENIKLRILKETLATDLAHVETDITIIQANLDNARANREMALVRSPIDGVILQIFTRQGERVAHAGIVKIVDMSKLRVFADVDEVHLGRVAAGGKVEVTFRGSQAVYRGTISRIAATVKRMQRIEPDGGSSTDARVVQVEIELDNPAGMPQVLGRETRVTFL from the coding sequence ATGGCCAGGGCACAGAAGTACAGGTGGGGCGCAGCGAGCGTGGCGATCCTGTTCGTCGTCGCGGCCATTGTCCTTTGGCTGGCGCCGACGCGCCAGACGAGCAGCGCGCAGGACGGCATTCGCGCGACCGGTCCGCTGATCTCGCGCGGTTACACCGATGCACCGGCGGGCACCGTCGTCGTGGCTGGCGATCCCGGAGGGGGCAGCGTGCTCACGGAGTTGCGTGTCGTTGATGGCCAGAAAGTCAAGCGCAATGAAGTCGTGGCCGTCCTGTCCAACTACGCCGTGTCCGACAACAAGGTCCGTACGACCGAGGTGGAGCTCGAGAAGGCCCGCCTCACCCGCGATGCCATAACCAAGGGATACCGAGTTGCCGAGATAGGGATGCAAGAGATCGTTGTCCAGACCAAGGCCGAGGAACTCAAGCTGAAGAAGCTGGAGCTCGCTCGGTCGGGCAAACCGCCCGACATGAAGCAAATCGAGCAGACGATCGCCGAGCAGGAGTACGATCGCGAGAACATCAAGCTTCGCATCCTCAAGGAGACGCTGGCCACCGATCTGGCCCACGTCGAGACCGACATCACCATCATTCAGGCCAATCTCGACAATGCGCGCGCCAATCGCGAGATGGCCCTGGTCCGCTCGCCCATCGACGGCGTGATCCTGCAGATCTTCACCCGCCAGGGGGAGCGCGTCGCCCATGCCGGCATCGTCAAAATCGTCGACATGAGCAAGCTGCGCGTCTTCGCCGACGTGGATGAGGTGCATCTCGGTCGCGTCGCCGCGGGCGGCAAGGTCGAGGTGACGTTCCGCGGCAGCCAGGCGGTGTACCGCGGCACGATCTCGCGCATCGCCGCCACGGTGAAGCGCATGCAGCGCATCGAACCCGATGGCGGCTCGTCGACGGACGCGCGGGTCGTGCAGGTCGAGATCGAGCTCGACAATCCCGCGGGAATGCCCCAGGTGCTCGGGCGCGAGACACGCGTTACCTTCCTCTGA